In Caldilineales bacterium, the following proteins share a genomic window:
- a CDS encoding glycosyltransferase family 39 protein: MTPAPSSLAPHTPPRPSSPAPPTLRPATRPVSRPALILLLLILLLAATLRFYLLAGQSFWADEGNSVVLAGRSPAEIITAAAADIHPPAYYLLLAGWGRVFGLSEAGARSLSAILGVGLAAVLFLLGLSLRGAGLGLAAAFLAAANPFLVYYSQEARMYELLALCAALTGLALALWTRPDRRRLPAAILYSAFAALGLYTHYAFPIHLLALNLVFVLWLWHSRRSQQAPGKTMLGWSVSQAIPALLYAPWLPIALRQLRTWPAPAVSLGPGQALTETFRLFTCGPTPCSAPAILLFISASVAVGLLIAAVLPFVRAPHRRFETALPLLWLLAPLAAMLVFRIFSPVFFKFLLIAAPAYLLLLALGNDRIATLIESRLKVTRAPGPRLLLRLPFLLLLVLPAVPPLSRYYHDPAVARDDYRGLAAYLRAVAGAEDAVILLAPGQADVFGQYEHGPAPVYPLPRARPLDPAATLSEIDRILAASDRVFAIYWASEQADPDRLIERYLAAHAFAAWDAWVGNLRFVAYSAEAPPAIRPFSSPIPVGDAFALAGIGFSPGPVQPGDIARVLLNWRSLAETGANYKVTLQLLDAVGQVAAQVDSEPVGGARPTSSWRPGDEITDPYGLAIPLATPPGGHRLILAVYDAATGNRLPIFAPAGASDHLEVGTIRIDPPAAAPPLAVLPISHRAAVPVGPFTFLGHDRFKQGFDHAPETPLAAGDSLHLNTWWRADQPPDGDYSFELLLDDRTLGRFPLAGPAFPTGLWQPGQPWRGEISLPLPPDLATAGNHTLALRLLAPSGQPLGQPIPLQPAIRY; this comes from the coding sequence ATGACCCCCGCCCCATCTTCCCTCGCGCCACACACCCCGCCCCGTCCCTCGTCCCCTGCGCCGCCGACCCTGCGACCAGCGACGAGGCCTGTCTCGCGCCCCGCCCTCATCCTCCTGCTCCTCATCCTCCTGCTCGCCGCCACCCTTCGCTTCTATCTCCTGGCCGGGCAGAGCTTCTGGGCCGACGAGGGCAACTCGGTTGTCCTGGCGGGTCGTAGCCCGGCAGAGATCATCACCGCCGCCGCCGCCGACATCCATCCCCCGGCCTATTACCTGCTGCTGGCGGGCTGGGGCCGCGTCTTCGGCCTGAGCGAGGCAGGCGCGCGCAGCCTGTCGGCCATCCTGGGCGTGGGGCTGGCCGCCGTCCTCTTCCTCCTCGGCCTTTCTCTCCGCGGCGCCGGGCTGGGGCTGGCCGCCGCTTTCCTGGCTGCCGCCAATCCCTTTCTGGTCTACTACAGCCAGGAAGCGCGCATGTACGAACTCCTGGCCCTGTGCGCCGCCCTCACTGGTCTGGCCCTGGCCCTGTGGACCCGGCCCGACCGCCGCCGCCTGCCGGCAGCGATCCTCTACAGCGCCTTCGCTGCCCTCGGCCTCTACACCCACTACGCCTTTCCCATCCACCTCCTCGCCCTCAACCTGGTCTTCGTCCTGTGGCTGTGGCACAGCCGCCGCAGCCAGCAAGCGCCTGGCAAAACCATGCTCGGCTGGTCGGTCTCGCAGGCCATCCCGGCCCTGCTGTATGCGCCGTGGCTGCCCATTGCCCTGCGCCAGCTGCGCACCTGGCCGGCGCCGGCCGTCTCGCTCGGCCCCGGCCAGGCCCTGACCGAAACCTTCCGGCTCTTCACCTGTGGGCCTACCCCCTGTTCGGCGCCAGCCATCCTCTTGTTCATCTCGGCGTCGGTTGCGGTCGGGCTGCTGATCGCCGCCGTCCTGCCCTTTGTCCGCGCTCCTCATCGCCGTTTCGAGACCGCCCTGCCGCTGCTTTGGCTGCTGGCGCCGTTGGCGGCCATGCTCGTCTTTCGCATCTTCAGCCCCGTCTTCTTCAAATTCCTCCTCATCGCCGCCCCGGCCTACCTGCTCTTGCTGGCGCTTGGCAACGACAGGATTGCAACCCTGATCGAAAGCCGCCTCAAGGTGACCAGAGCGCCAGGGCCGCGCCTTCTCCTCCGCCTGCCCTTCCTCCTCCTCCTCGTCCTCCCCGCCGTCCCCCCCCTCTCTCGTTACTACCACGACCCTGCCGTCGCCCGCGATGACTACCGCGGCCTGGCCGCCTATCTGCGGGCGGTGGCCGGGGCCGAAGATGCCGTCATCTTGCTGGCGCCGGGGCAAGCCGATGTCTTCGGCCAGTACGAACACGGCCCCGCCCCCGTCTATCCCCTGCCGCGCGCCCGTCCCCTCGACCCCGCCGCCACGCTGTCCGAGATCGACCGCATCCTCGCCGCCTCTGACCGGGTCTTCGCCATCTACTGGGCCAGCGAGCAGGCCGATCCCGACCGGCTGATCGAGCGTTATCTGGCCGCGCACGCCTTCGCAGCCTGGGACGCCTGGGTGGGCAACCTGCGTTTCGTGGCCTATAGCGCCGAAGCCCCGCCCGCAATCCGGCCATTTTCCTCGCCCATCCCCGTTGGCGACGCCTTTGCCCTGGCCGGGATCGGCTTCAGCCCCGGCCCGGTGCAGCCCGGCGACATCGCCCGCGTCCTCCTGAACTGGCGTAGCCTGGCCGAGACCGGCGCCAACTACAAAGTCACCCTGCAACTGCTCGACGCCGTTGGACAGGTGGCGGCGCAGGTCGATTCCGAACCGGTGGGCGGCGCTCGTCCCACCAGCAGCTGGCGCCCTGGCGACGAAATCACCGACCCTTATGGCCTGGCCATCCCTCTCGCCACCCCGCCTGGCGGCCATCGCCTCATCCTGGCCGTCTATGACGCCGCCACCGGCAACCGCCTCCCCATCTTCGCCCCTGCCGGCGCCAGCGACCATCTGGAGGTGGGGACGATCCGCATCGACCCGCCGGCGGCAGCGCCACCCCTCGCCGTCCTTCCCATCAGCCATCGCGCCGCCGTCCCCGTTGGCCCCTTCACCTTCCTCGGCCATGACCGCTTCAAACAGGGCTTCGACCACGCCCCCGAGACGCCGCTGGCAGCGGGCGATTCCCTGCACCTGAACACCTGGTGGCGGGCCGACCAACCACCCGACGGCGATTACAGCTTCGAGTTGTTGCTCGATGACCGCACCCTGGGCCGTTTCCCCCTCGCCGGCCCGGCCTTCCCCACCGGCCTGTGGCAACCCGGCCAGCCCTGGCGTGGCGAGATCAGCCTCCCCCTCCCACCCGACCTGGCCACGGCAGGCAACCACACCCTGGCCTTGCGCCTCCTCGCCCCATCCGGCCAGCCGCTTGGCCAGCCGATCCCCCTGCAACCGGCGATACGATACTGA